A stretch of Tripterygium wilfordii isolate XIE 37 chromosome 11, ASM1340144v1, whole genome shotgun sequence DNA encodes these proteins:
- the LOC120009300 gene encoding metalloendoproteinase 3-MMP-like — protein sequence MATKAFLLSILLFFLVSQIVLAHSDDDHDHQKQSPFEFLKHLQGCHKGEKVKDVNKLKKYLEKFGYLSYTNNHSHANDDDFDDLLESAVKTYQLNYHMKATGVLDSNTVSKMMMSRCGVADIVNGTTSMRVGKKRHLLSSHNFRTVSHYSFFRGEPKWPASKYHLTYGFLPGTRSDAITPVTRAFMTWAGNTHFDFTQTQDYTNADITISFHSGDHGDGNAFDGRGGTLAHAYAPQDGRFHYDGDEPWSVGATQGAYDMETVALHEIGHLLGLGHSSVEGAIMFPSIATGVTMSLHGDDIQGIRDLYNIA from the coding sequence ATGGCAACTAAAGCTTTTCTGCTCTCAATTCTGCTCTTCTTTCTCGTTTCTCAAATAGTCTTAGCACACTCAgatgatgatcatgatcatcaaaAACAATCCCCATTCGAATTCCTTAAGCATCTTCAAGGATGTCACAAAGGCGAGAAGGTCAAAGATGTCAACAAGCTCAAAAAGTATCTCGAAAAGTTTGGTTACTTGAGCTATACCaacaatcattctcatgccaatgACGATGATTTTGACGACCTTTTGGAGTCTGCTGTCAAAACTTACCAGCTCAACTACCATATGAAGGCTACTGGTGTTTTGGACTCCAACACCGTATCAAAAATGATGATGTCTCGTTGTGGCGTGGCCGATATAGTCAATGGTACAACTTCAATGCGCGTGGGCAAGAAACGACACCTTCTAAGCTCTCATAATTTCCGCACAGTCTCTCATTACTCTTTCTTTCGTGGAGAGCCCAAGTGGCCTGcttcaaaataccatctcaCATATGGATTCCTTCCCGGAACCCGAAGCGATGCTATCACCCCTGTTACACGGGCTTTCATGACATGGGCTGGCAACACACACTTCGACTTCACTCAGACTCAAGATTACACAAATGCTGATATTACTATTAGCTTTCACAGTGGTGATCACGGAGATGGAAACGCATTTGATGGACGTGGTGGAACCCTTGCCCACGCTTATGCACCGCAAGATGGGCGGTTTCACTATGACGGGGATGAACCGTGGTCAGTGGGTGCGACCCAAGGCGCCTATGACATGGAGACTGTTGCGTTGCATGAAATAGGACATCTTCTTGGTCTGGGGCATAGTTCTGTTGAAGGGGCTATTATGTTCCCTTCTATTGCTACTGGGGTGACCATGAGTTTGCATGGTGACGATATACAGGGGATTAGGGATCTATATAACATTgcttga
- the LOC120009299 gene encoding metalloendoproteinase 3-MMP-like — MATKAFLLSILLFFLVSQIVLAHSDDDHDHQKQSPFEFLKHLQGCHKGEKVKDVNKLKKYLEKFGYLSYTNNHSHANDDDFDDLLESAVKTYQLNYHMKATGVLDSNTVSKMMMSRCGVADIVNGTTSMRVGKKRHLLSSRNFRTVSHYSFFRGEPKWPASKYHLTYGFLPGTRSDAITPVTRAFMTWAGNTHFDFTQTQDYTNADITISFHSGDHGDGNSFDGRGGTLAHAYAPQDGRFHYDADEPWSVGATQGAYDMETVALHEIGHLLGLGHSSVEGAIMFPSIATGVTMSLHGDDIQGIRDLYNIA, encoded by the coding sequence ATGGCAACTAAAGCTTTTCTGCTCTCAATTCTGCTCTTCTTTCTCGTTTCTCAAATAGTCTTAGCACACTCAgatgatgatcatgatcatcaaaAACAATCCCCATTCGAATTCCTTAAGCATCTTCAAGGATGTCACAAAGGCGAGAAGGTCAAAGATGTCAACAAGCTCAAAAAGTACCTCGAAAAATTTGGTTACTTGAGCTATACCaacaatcattctcatgccaatgACGATGATTTCGACGATCTTTTGGAGTCTGCTGTCAAAACTTACCAGCTCAACTACCATATGAAGGCTACTGGTGTTTTGGACTCCAACACCGTATCAAAAATGATGATGTCTCGTTGTGGCGTGGCTGATATAGTCAATGGTACAACTTCAATGCGCGTGGGCAAGAAACGACACCTTCTAAGCTCTCGTAATTTCCGCACAGTCTCTCATTACTCTTTCTTTCGTGGAGAGCCCAAGTGGCCTGcttcaaaataccatctcaCATACGGATTCCTTCCTGGAACCAGAAGCGATGCTATCACCCCTGTTACACGGGCTTTCATGACATGGGCTGGCAACACACACTTCGACTTCACTCAGACGCAAGATTACACAAATGCTGATATTACTATTAGCTTTCACAGTGGTGATCACGGCGACGGAAATTCATTTGACGGACGTGGTGGAACCTTAGCCCATGCTTATGCGCCACAAGATGGACGATTTCACTATGATGCGGATGAACCGTGGTCCGTGGGTGCGACCCAAGGCGCCTATGACATGGAGACTGTTGCTTTGCATGAAATAGGACATCTTCTTGGTCTGGGGCATAGTTCTGTTGAAGGGGCTATTATGTTCCCTTCTATTGCTACTGGAGTGACCATGAGCTTGCATGGGGACGATATACAGGGGATTAGGGATTTATATAACATTGCTTGA